The Thioalkalivibrio thiocyanodenitrificans ARhD 1 genome window below encodes:
- a CDS encoding DUF2069 domain-containing protein: protein MRVARVLALSGLLGLFALILMWNVWLDPPRVVPRALVLILLLTPLLLPLRGMMAGRLYTHAWATYLAMPYFVLGVFHAAGTGPERGYGWLMVCLSIAWLAGAAVYPRLARRQSGHTRG, encoded by the coding sequence ATGCGTGTCGCCCGTGTACTGGCCCTTTCGGGCCTGCTGGGCCTGTTTGCCCTGATTCTCATGTGGAACGTCTGGCTGGACCCGCCCCGGGTCGTGCCCCGGGCGCTGGTACTCATCCTGCTGCTGACGCCCCTGCTGCTGCCACTGCGCGGCATGATGGCGGGGCGTCTCTATACCCACGCATGGGCCACCTACCTGGCCATGCCCTACTTCGTGCTCGGAGTCTTCCACGCTGCCGGCACAGGCCCGGAACGCGGCTACGGCTGGCTGATGGTCTGCCTGAGTATCGCCTGGCTGGCCGGCGCAGCCGTATACCCGAGGCTCGCCCGCCGGCAGTCAGGTCACACCAGAGGCTAA
- the purN gene encoding phosphoribosylglycinamide formyltransferase yields the protein MGHDLLPVVVLISGAGTNLQALIDAAQAGTIPIRIAAVISNRPGAPGLARAERAGIPVHTLDHTAYPDRESFDEALQACIETYDPGLVVLAGFMRILTPGFVEHFAGRMLNIHPSLLPDFRGLRTHERALQAGIREHGASVHFVNNELDGGPVIMQARVPVLADDTPERLTARVQAREYELYPKVVGMFGEGRLKLEDDQVRLDGRPIRAPLDLDTIPDSPREK from the coding sequence ATGGGGCATGACCTGCTGCCGGTGGTGGTGCTCATCTCCGGTGCCGGCACGAATCTACAGGCCCTCATCGACGCCGCACAAGCGGGAACCATCCCGATTCGAATCGCTGCGGTTATCAGCAACCGGCCCGGCGCACCCGGTCTGGCACGGGCCGAGCGGGCCGGGATCCCGGTTCACACGCTGGACCACACCGCCTATCCTGACCGGGAAAGCTTCGACGAGGCCCTGCAGGCCTGTATCGAAACCTACGATCCCGGGCTCGTGGTGCTGGCCGGATTCATGCGCATCCTCACGCCGGGCTTCGTGGAACACTTCGCCGGCAGGATGCTCAACATTCATCCGTCGCTGCTGCCGGATTTTCGCGGCCTCAGGACGCACGAACGTGCACTGCAGGCCGGGATCCGGGAGCATGGCGCCAGCGTGCACTTCGTCAACAATGAACTGGACGGCGGCCCCGTGATCATGCAGGCGCGCGTTCCCGTGCTGGCCGACGATACCCCCGAGCGCCTCACCGCACGCGTACAGGCCCGGGAGTACGAGCTCTACCCCAAGGTAGTGGGGATGTTCGGCGAGGGCCGCCTGAAACTGGAAGACGACCAGGTCCGGCTCGACGGCCGGCCGATCCGGGCGCCCCTGGATCTGGACACGATACCGGACAGCCCTCGGGAGAAATGA
- a CDS encoding CDP-alcohol phosphatidyltransferase family protein, with translation MNLRQLPNAITCMRLLLTLPIVWALLTGEYAWVLLLLLLAGLSDGVDGWLVRRYGWQTRLGGYLDPLADKVLMMGTYFTVAFVGLLPWWLVMLVVLRDMVIMLGALAYRALTRSLEMRPLLISKVNTFFQIVLVISVLLDAGVVPLPPLLLDALIGIVLVTTVTSGAGYVVGWTCRAITGRRAV, from the coding sequence GTGAATCTGCGACAGCTCCCGAACGCCATCACCTGCATGCGTCTGCTGCTGACGCTGCCCATCGTCTGGGCGCTTCTGACGGGTGAGTATGCGTGGGTCCTGCTCCTGCTGCTGCTGGCCGGCCTGTCCGACGGGGTCGATGGCTGGCTGGTGCGCCGCTATGGATGGCAAACGCGCCTGGGCGGCTATCTGGATCCCCTGGCGGACAAGGTGCTGATGATGGGTACCTATTTCACCGTGGCCTTTGTGGGCCTGCTGCCCTGGTGGCTGGTGATGCTGGTGGTGTTGCGCGACATGGTGATCATGCTGGGTGCGTTGGCCTATCGCGCATTGACACGCAGTCTGGAGATGCGACCCCTGCTGATCAGCAAGGTCAACACCTTCTTCCAGATCGTGCTGGTGATCTCGGTGCTTCTGGACGCGGGCGTCGTCCCGCTGCCGCCCCTGCTGCTGGACGCACTCATCGGCATCGTGCTGGTGACCACCGTGACCAGCGGCGCCGGATACGTGGTGGGCTGGACCTGCCGGGCCATCACGGGCCGGCGAGCGGTGTAA
- a CDS encoding HDOD domain-containing protein: MNAVSDKRGQIRELLVECSALVSPPDIVIQLRHAVDAPDSTPEDLAAIVMQDPGLGARMLHMANSAMYGLNHRVETLSRAISIIGPRPLYHLALALTASQTFARLSDEPVDMAAFWRHSVFSALIALDLARRSRAHHPECLFMAGLLHDLGSLVLYQRSPDSLRKSLLASRDNEHALVRKERELFGFDHAEVGGALLELWDMPKDVQHAVARHHRPTSPMSLPVAIVHLADTLANRTDQGSLSGFGACGQPPHPDAWKLLGLDEGLTDEIRKEVHLQFMETLHVILPQHR, encoded by the coding sequence ATGAATGCGGTTTCCGACAAACGGGGGCAAATCAGGGAACTACTGGTAGAGTGTTCCGCCCTTGTCTCGCCGCCCGATATCGTGATCCAGCTGCGCCATGCCGTCGACGCGCCCGACAGTACGCCCGAAGACCTGGCCGCCATCGTCATGCAGGATCCCGGCCTCGGCGCACGTATGCTGCATATGGCCAATTCCGCCATGTACGGCCTCAATCATCGGGTGGAAACGCTCAGCCGTGCCATCTCCATCATCGGCCCGCGGCCCCTCTATCATCTTGCTCTGGCGCTCACCGCATCCCAGACCTTCGCCAGACTCTCCGACGAACCCGTGGACATGGCGGCATTCTGGCGCCACAGCGTGTTCAGCGCACTGATTGCCCTCGACCTTGCCCGCCGCAGTCGGGCACACCATCCCGAATGCCTGTTCATGGCGGGCCTGCTGCATGACCTGGGCAGTCTGGTGCTCTACCAGCGCTCTCCGGACAGCCTGCGAAAATCCCTGCTGGCCTCGCGTGACAACGAGCATGCACTCGTCCGGAAGGAACGTGAACTCTTCGGCTTCGATCATGCCGAGGTGGGTGGTGCACTCCTCGAACTCTGGGACATGCCGAAAGACGTGCAGCACGCGGTAGCGCGCCATCACCGGCCGACGTCGCCCATGAGCCTGCCGGTGGCTATCGTGCATCTGGCCGACACCCTGGCGAACCGCACGGACCAAGGGAGCCTCAGCGGATTCGGTGCCTGCGGCCAACCACCCCATCCGGACGCCTGGAAGCTGTTGGGCCTGGACGAGGGCCTCACGGACGAAATCCGGAAAGAAGTGCACCTCCAGTTCATGGAGACGCTGCACGTGATCCTGCCGCAGCACAGATGA
- the hda gene encoding DnaA regulatory inactivator Hda, giving the protein MARQLILDVTLPEGSDFGSFHPGANSLVLDGLRALARGRGEMQIYVYGEAGTGKTHLLQAVCHEAAQRGRRAAYLPRVLLAGAGARSLDGLDALDVVCLDGVGALCGSPEGEMALFNLINDARARGTQLVLSDRQSPRALSSGLSDLASRLVWGPVFQLAPMDDDAKCALLVAWARRRGFELPREVAEYLLRTCPRDLPSLLAQAQRLERESLGQQRRITLPFARAVTRAGEDA; this is encoded by the coding sequence GTGGCGCGTCAGTTGATTCTCGACGTGACCCTGCCCGAGGGGTCGGACTTTGGAAGCTTCCATCCGGGCGCCAACTCCCTGGTGCTGGACGGTCTCCGGGCCCTGGCCAGGGGGCGCGGGGAGATGCAGATCTATGTGTACGGGGAGGCCGGTACCGGAAAGACACACCTGCTTCAGGCCGTCTGTCATGAAGCCGCGCAGCGGGGGCGCCGGGCAGCCTATCTGCCGCGCGTGCTGTTGGCCGGCGCCGGCGCCCGGTCGCTCGATGGCCTCGATGCGCTGGATGTGGTCTGCCTGGACGGCGTCGGTGCGCTGTGCGGGTCACCGGAAGGCGAGATGGCGCTGTTCAATCTCATCAACGACGCCCGGGCCCGGGGCACGCAGCTGGTGCTTTCCGACCGTCAGTCACCGCGGGCCCTGTCCTCCGGGCTGTCGGATCTGGCTTCCAGACTGGTGTGGGGGCCGGTGTTCCAGCTGGCGCCGATGGATGACGACGCCAAATGCGCGCTGCTCGTGGCGTGGGCCCGGCGCCGCGGCTTCGAGCTGCCGCGCGAGGTGGCCGAGTATCTGCTCAGGACCTGCCCCCGGGATCTGCCGTCCCTGCTGGCGCAGGCACAGCGGCTTGAGCGGGAATCCCTGGGGCAGCAACGACGGATCACGTTGCCTTTTGCTCGTGCGGTGACGCGGGCCGGTGAGGATGCGTGA
- a CDS encoding acylphosphatase — MPPGSTDICARRFLVSGVVQGVFFRASTRREGQRLGLSGHARNLRDGRVEVVAAGPCDRVRALEAWLWEGPSAARVDDVSGEDFQGPVPDGFRVG; from the coding sequence ATGCCCCCAGGATCAACGGACATCTGTGCAAGACGCTTTCTGGTAAGCGGTGTGGTTCAGGGCGTGTTCTTCCGGGCCTCCACCCGGCGCGAAGGCCAACGCCTCGGGCTGTCCGGCCACGCGAGAAACCTCCGTGACGGGCGGGTGGAGGTTGTGGCGGCGGGGCCCTGCGACCGTGTGCGTGCCCTGGAGGCGTGGCTCTGGGAGGGACCTTCCGCCGCCCGGGTGGATGACGTCAGTGGTGAAGATTTCCAGGGGCCGGTGCCTGACGGATTCAGGGTGGGGTGA
- a CDS encoding DUF3108 domain-containing protein, which produces MCWKPIIAGIALMLAAAPALAMPPPYTAFYEAFAYGNTLKTRSSVNYEPGRVRMSLDARVVGFLRLFGRFELSRETIIYNGPEGLRLLESHHSRTQPRRSREVHTRIDWETGVAEGTENGERFSVPVNEGTLDYLSVLLVIMQELRTGVAEPRQSVEIIERDRVRAYGVLREGTERLETELGRLDTVKVTRRDDDRGIGLSAWFARDLHYIPVRFDYEADGRVYVLNITGLDWH; this is translated from the coding sequence ATGTGCTGGAAACCCATCATCGCCGGGATCGCACTGATGCTCGCCGCGGCCCCCGCCCTGGCGATGCCGCCGCCGTACACGGCCTTCTACGAGGCCTTCGCCTACGGCAATACCCTCAAGACCCGCAGCTCCGTGAACTATGAACCCGGCCGCGTACGCATGAGCCTTGACGCCCGGGTCGTGGGCTTCCTTCGGTTGTTCGGGCGTTTCGAGTTGTCCCGGGAAACCATCATATACAACGGCCCCGAGGGGCTCCGGCTCCTGGAGAGCCACCACAGCAGGACCCAGCCCCGGCGCAGCCGCGAGGTGCACACCCGCATCGACTGGGAAACCGGCGTGGCCGAAGGCACGGAGAACGGGGAGCGGTTTTCGGTGCCGGTCAATGAAGGGACCCTGGACTATCTTTCAGTTCTCCTGGTGATCATGCAGGAACTTCGCACCGGTGTTGCCGAACCCCGTCAATCGGTGGAGATCATCGAAAGGGACCGGGTGCGCGCGTATGGTGTACTGCGCGAAGGCACCGAACGCCTGGAAACGGAACTGGGTCGCCTGGATACCGTCAAGGTGACCCGACGTGACGACGACCGCGGGATCGGGCTCAGCGCGTGGTTCGCACGCGACCTGCACTACATTCCGGTGCGCTTTGACTACGAGGCGGACGGGCGCGTGTACGTGCTCAATATCACCGGACTGGACTGGCACTGA
- the wrbA gene encoding NAD(P)H:quinone oxidoreductase, which produces MSEVLVVYYSRYGATAEMARHVARGVESVDGMEARLRTVPPVSATCEAVDDDIPAEGPPYASTADLVQCAGLALGSPTRFGNMAAPMKYFLDQTGSQWLSGALAGKPAGVFTSTGTLHGGQESTLLSMMIPLLHHGMLLVGIPYTESALTDTRTGGTPYGPSHLAGPKGDLPLSEDERGLCHVLGRRIAEITRALERRG; this is translated from the coding sequence GTGAGCGAGGTACTTGTCGTCTATTACAGCCGCTACGGTGCCACCGCGGAGATGGCCCGGCACGTGGCCCGGGGCGTGGAGTCGGTGGACGGCATGGAGGCGAGACTTCGCACGGTGCCGCCGGTGTCGGCCACCTGCGAAGCCGTGGATGATGACATCCCCGCGGAAGGCCCTCCCTACGCCAGCACCGCTGACCTGGTTCAGTGCGCCGGCCTGGCGCTGGGCAGCCCGACCCGCTTCGGCAACATGGCCGCGCCCATGAAGTATTTCCTGGACCAAACCGGCAGCCAGTGGCTTTCCGGTGCGCTTGCAGGAAAACCCGCCGGTGTCTTCACCTCCACCGGCACCCTGCATGGTGGACAGGAGAGCACCCTTCTCAGCATGATGATTCCCCTGCTGCACCACGGCATGCTGCTGGTGGGTATCCCCTACACGGAATCGGCGCTCACCGACACGCGAACCGGCGGCACGCCTTACGGCCCAAGCCACCTGGCCGGTCCGAAGGGCGATCTGCCCCTGAGCGAGGACGAACGCGGGCTCTGCCATGTTCTGGGACGGCGCATTGCGGAGATCACCCGGGCGCTGGAGCGACGCGGCTGA
- a CDS encoding DUF2066 domain-containing protein, producing the protein MSPPHVQRHSILALPAWCLLVLLAWSFTVTGVLADNRLHEATVTVENRDRPAREAGFERALDKVLVKLSGDRQVLRDPRVDDLRGQAGRHVQRFRYVDAGDGTVGLEVRFDGRALERLLMERGLPVWGANRPGLMVWLGAVHEGERVILGGEEGRELMEVLERVAGERGLQLVFPVMDLEDRAAVNFADLSGGFHEPVLRASERYSARYVAAVYVQPRGDAWNARWRLFSQDLREDYQAEADSLEGVLDEGLQGLADLLGRRLAIAGLLPTEDHVQVVVDGVNDMEAYQKVRRYLSELSVVVEIRPYRLEPDRAVFVTQLRGSPRDLERGVRLGTVLEVADAGAEPSEPGAMASVNLRLSR; encoded by the coding sequence ATGAGTCCGCCACATGTTCAACGCCACTCGATTCTCGCCCTGCCGGCCTGGTGCCTGCTGGTGCTCCTGGCGTGGTCGTTCACCGTCACCGGCGTCCTTGCGGACAACCGCCTGCACGAGGCCACCGTCACCGTGGAGAACCGTGACCGCCCGGCCCGCGAGGCGGGGTTCGAGCGGGCCCTGGACAAGGTGCTTGTGAAGCTCTCGGGTGACCGCCAGGTGCTCCGGGATCCGCGTGTGGATGACCTTCGCGGTCAGGCCGGTCGACATGTCCAGCGTTTTCGCTATGTGGATGCCGGCGATGGCACGGTGGGCCTGGAGGTACGATTCGACGGCCGCGCACTGGAGCGCCTGCTCATGGAGCGGGGATTGCCGGTGTGGGGGGCGAACCGACCCGGTCTGATGGTCTGGCTGGGTGCAGTCCACGAGGGCGAGCGGGTGATTCTGGGTGGAGAGGAAGGACGCGAGCTGATGGAAGTGCTGGAACGCGTGGCGGGCGAGCGGGGCCTGCAGTTGGTGTTCCCGGTGATGGATCTGGAAGATCGGGCCGCGGTGAATTTTGCCGATCTATCGGGCGGGTTCCACGAGCCTGTCCTGCGGGCGTCGGAGCGTTATTCGGCCCGATACGTCGCGGCTGTGTACGTGCAGCCCAGGGGGGATGCATGGAACGCACGTTGGCGCTTGTTCTCCCAGGATCTCCGGGAGGACTACCAGGCCGAGGCCGACAGTCTTGAAGGGGTCCTGGATGAGGGCTTGCAGGGGCTGGCGGATCTGCTGGGCCGCCGGCTGGCGATTGCCGGACTCCTGCCCACCGAGGATCACGTGCAGGTGGTGGTGGATGGCGTGAATGATATGGAGGCCTACCAGAAGGTGCGCCGGTATCTGTCGGAACTGAGTGTCGTCGTGGAGATCAGGCCGTATCGTCTGGAGCCGGACCGGGCTGTTTTCGTCACCCAGCTTAGGGGCAGCCCGAGGGATCTCGAACGGGGCGTGCGCCTGGGCACGGTGCTGGAAGTCGCCGACGCCGGCGCAGAACCGTCCGAGCCCGGTGCCATGGCCAGTGTGAACCTGCGTCTGTCCCGGTGA
- a CDS encoding AI-2E family transporter: MNEGIWSGGRGLALLLAAAGTGLLVYWLRPVLTPFLLGALFAYLGNPLVARLQVEGRRWKWRMSRTPAVVLVFLLLFAALVLSVLMVLPLLQRELARFMEWLPQWLEWIREQAVPWLQDRMGLPADALDPGPVSGLLAEHWQQAGDWAVRVLESVGRSGGLVFAWLLNLVLVPVVTFYLLRDWDRLLAGVRDLLPRSVEPRMVRIAAESDAVLATFVRGQLLVMLSLSVFYAAGLWLAGLEPGIAVGVMAGLVSFVPYLGVIVGLGLGLAAALVQGADPKLLFWVLAVFAAGQLLESLVLTPRIVGDRIGLHPVAVIFAVLAGGQLFGFLGVLLALPVAAVLAVGVRHARMDYRQSRLYADGGSGSQE, from the coding sequence ATGAACGAGGGGATCTGGTCGGGCGGACGGGGCCTCGCGCTGCTGCTGGCCGCGGCGGGGACGGGACTGCTGGTGTACTGGCTGCGCCCGGTGTTGACACCCTTCCTGCTGGGCGCCCTGTTCGCCTATCTGGGCAATCCTCTGGTCGCGCGGCTTCAGGTCGAGGGGCGGCGCTGGAAATGGCGCATGTCACGCACCCCGGCCGTGGTGCTGGTGTTCCTGCTCCTGTTTGCGGCGCTTGTGCTGTCCGTGCTGATGGTGCTCCCACTGTTGCAGCGGGAACTGGCCCGCTTCATGGAATGGCTGCCCCAGTGGCTGGAATGGATCCGCGAACAGGCCGTGCCCTGGCTGCAGGATCGCATGGGGCTGCCGGCGGATGCGCTGGACCCGGGGCCGGTCTCGGGTCTGCTGGCGGAGCACTGGCAGCAGGCGGGGGATTGGGCGGTCCGGGTGCTGGAATCCGTGGGCCGCTCCGGCGGGCTGGTGTTCGCCTGGCTGCTCAATCTGGTGCTGGTGCCGGTGGTCACCTTCTATTTGCTGCGTGACTGGGATCGTCTGCTGGCCGGTGTGCGCGACCTGTTGCCACGCAGCGTGGAGCCCAGGATGGTGCGGATTGCGGCGGAATCCGACGCGGTGCTTGCCACCTTTGTGCGTGGGCAGCTGCTGGTGATGCTGAGCCTGTCCGTCTTTTATGCCGCGGGCCTCTGGCTGGCCGGCCTGGAGCCGGGGATTGCCGTGGGTGTGATGGCGGGACTGGTGAGCTTCGTGCCCTACCTGGGCGTCATCGTGGGCCTGGGCCTGGGCCTGGCCGCTGCTCTTGTGCAGGGTGCCGATCCCAAGCTGCTGTTCTGGGTGCTTGCGGTGTTCGCCGCCGGGCAGTTGCTGGAAAGTCTGGTGCTCACACCCCGGATCGTGGGCGATCGTATCGGACTGCACCCGGTGGCGGTGATCTTCGCTGTGCTGGCGGGCGGGCAGCTGTTCGGTTTCCTCGGTGTGCTGCTGGCCCTGCCGGTGGCGGCCGTGCTGGCGGTCGGGGTGCGTCATGCGCGGATGGATTATCGCCAGAGCCGGCTCTACGCGGATGGCGGATCCGGGTCGCAGGAGTAG
- the purM gene encoding phosphoribosylformylglycinamidine cyclo-ligase, with the protein MSSPDPESPDKPETGGGLRYRDAGVDIDAGNTLVERIKPHARRTHRPGVLAGLGGFGALFELPVDRFREPVLVSGTDGVGTKLRLAMQLNRHDTIGIDLVGMCVNDIVVQGAEPLFFLDYYATGRLDVEVAADVVKGIADGCEQAGCALVGGETAEMPGMYEGGDYDLAGFAVGIVEKSRILDGRQVREGDIILGLASSGPHSNGYSLIRKVLEVSGADLQQACGQVSLGDALLAPTRIYVRPLLELMSQQPIHALAHITGGGLLENIPRVLPPGTCASLDPAAWTRPPVFEWLQTAGKVTEQEMLRTFNCGIGMAVILPADGVDDATGLLARAGIDAWPVGRITASDAMPPRVELVSN; encoded by the coding sequence ATGTCCAGCCCCGATCCAGAATCACCTGACAAGCCCGAGACCGGTGGCGGTCTTCGATATCGCGATGCGGGTGTCGACATCGATGCCGGAAACACCCTGGTGGAGCGCATCAAACCCCATGCCCGGCGCACCCATCGACCGGGCGTCCTGGCGGGGTTGGGGGGGTTCGGTGCGCTGTTCGAACTGCCCGTGGACCGGTTCAGGGAACCGGTACTGGTATCGGGCACCGACGGCGTGGGCACCAAGCTTCGACTGGCCATGCAGCTGAACCGCCACGACACCATCGGGATTGACCTGGTGGGCATGTGCGTCAATGACATCGTGGTCCAGGGTGCCGAGCCCCTGTTCTTCCTCGACTACTACGCCACCGGGCGCCTGGATGTGGAGGTGGCCGCCGACGTGGTCAAGGGTATCGCCGACGGCTGCGAGCAGGCGGGCTGTGCCCTGGTCGGCGGCGAGACCGCCGAGATGCCCGGGATGTACGAAGGCGGGGACTACGATCTGGCGGGTTTCGCCGTGGGCATCGTGGAGAAATCCCGAATCCTCGACGGACGCCAGGTGCGCGAAGGGGACATCATCCTGGGCCTCGCCTCCTCCGGACCCCACTCAAACGGTTACTCGCTGATCCGCAAGGTGCTGGAGGTGAGCGGCGCCGATCTGCAACAGGCCTGCGGCCAGGTGAGTCTTGGCGATGCGCTGCTCGCCCCCACCCGCATCTACGTGCGCCCGCTGCTCGAACTCATGTCGCAGCAACCCATCCATGCCCTGGCCCACATCACCGGCGGCGGACTGCTGGAGAACATCCCCCGGGTGCTGCCGCCCGGCACCTGCGCATCCCTGGACCCCGCCGCATGGACCCGCCCCCCGGTGTTCGAGTGGTTGCAGACGGCGGGCAAGGTGACTGAACAGGAAATGCTGCGCACCTTCAACTGCGGCATCGGCATGGCGGTGATCCTCCCCGCTGACGGCGTGGACGATGCGACCGGTCTTCTGGCCCGTGCAGGGATCGACGCCTGGCCCGTCGGCAGGATCACCGCGAGCGACGCGATGCCGCCTCGCGTGGAACTGGTTTCAAACTGA
- a CDS encoding LysM peptidoglycan-binding domain-containing protein → MRTKHLRLFVVGAIALGVSVGCATTQPPEKTGYVVNAPGEYWRNAAGDCWRTDRWSPDNVVEECDPDLVARPEPPPAPPTPAAPAPRAEPPPPAPPTTMTYEVVRGDSLWRISGRSSVYGNPYQWPLIYKANASQIRDADLIYPGQRLTIELEPSQGDVDAAVRHARTRGAWELGRVEDSDVRYLDQYGLSPKR, encoded by the coding sequence ATGAGAACGAAACATCTGCGGCTTTTCGTCGTTGGTGCGATCGCCCTGGGAGTTTCGGTTGGGTGTGCCACCACGCAGCCGCCCGAGAAGACGGGCTACGTCGTAAACGCTCCGGGCGAGTACTGGCGCAACGCAGCGGGTGACTGCTGGCGTACCGACCGCTGGTCTCCGGACAACGTGGTGGAAGAGTGCGACCCGGATCTGGTTGCGCGGCCTGAACCGCCGCCCGCACCGCCTACCCCCGCTGCGCCTGCCCCACGGGCTGAGCCGCCTCCGCCTGCACCTCCCACCACCATGACCTACGAGGTGGTGCGTGGCGACAGTCTCTGGCGGATCTCGGGCCGGAGTTCCGTCTATGGCAATCCGTACCAGTGGCCGCTGATCTACAAGGCCAACGCATCCCAGATCCGCGATGCGGACCTGATCTATCCGGGCCAGCGCCTGACGATCGAACTGGAACCCTCCCAGGGCGATGTGGACGCCGCAGTGCGGCATGCGCGCACACGCGGTGCCTGGGAGTTGGGTCGCGTGGAAGACTCCGACGTGCGCTATCTGGACCAGTACGGGCTGAGTCCCAAGCGCTGA
- a CDS encoding DUF4398 domain-containing protein, which translates to MWSRHLRRAAFIALYLLLAALAGCAATAPVQEMSDARQALQAAEQVGARDQALPSYLSARRLLESAEALLNEGNYRSAREKADLARLHAVEAREQALGSPGTGR; encoded by the coding sequence ATGTGGAGCAGACACCTGCGTCGCGCAGCGTTCATTGCATTATACCTGTTGCTTGCGGCGCTTGCCGGTTGCGCCGCTACGGCCCCGGTTCAGGAGATGAGTGACGCCCGGCAGGCGCTTCAGGCGGCGGAACAGGTCGGGGCACGGGACCAGGCCCTGCCCAGCTATCTGAGTGCCCGGCGGTTGCTGGAGTCCGCCGAGGCGTTGCTCAATGAGGGGAATTACAGGTCTGCCCGGGAGAAGGCCGATCTGGCGCGACTCCATGCCGTGGAAGCGCGTGAGCAGGCCCTGGGTAGCCCGGGGACAGGCAGATAG
- the arsC gene encoding arsenate reductase (glutaredoxin) (This arsenate reductase requires both glutathione and glutaredoxin to convert arsenate to arsenite, after which the efflux transporter formed by ArsA and ArsB can extrude the arsenite from the cell, providing resistance.), with the protein MSSQSTAVVIYHNPRCSKSRATLELLKSRGIEPRVVEYLKAPPDAQELDRILRLLNLEPRELMRRKEPEYTDAHLDDPGLTRETLIRAMVQRPILIERPIVVHGDRAAIGRPPEQILEIF; encoded by the coding sequence ATGTCCAGCCAATCCACTGCGGTTGTCATCTACCACAATCCACGCTGCAGCAAATCCCGGGCGACCCTTGAACTGCTCAAGTCCAGGGGCATCGAACCCCGAGTGGTGGAATATCTCAAGGCGCCCCCCGACGCACAGGAGCTGGATCGTATCCTCAGACTGCTGAATCTGGAACCGCGGGAACTGATGCGCCGCAAGGAACCGGAATACACCGACGCTCACCTGGACGATCCGGGGCTCACGCGGGAGACCCTGATCCGCGCCATGGTCCAGCGTCCCATACTCATCGAACGTCCGATCGTGGTACATGGCGATCGTGCCGCCATCGGCCGCCCGCCGGAACAGATTCTGGAGATCTTCTGA